In Bubalus bubalis isolate 160015118507 breed Murrah chromosome 20, NDDB_SH_1, whole genome shotgun sequence, the sequence TAAAGATGGTTCTCTTACAGCCCAAAGGGTCTCTCTCAAAGACTGGGAGCCATTCTTTTGAAATGTAAGCAAGAAGGATAGGGCATATTGTGTGCGAGGACCCATCCTAACTTCAGTAACTGCCCTCTGACAAACACGGCTGGCCTGCCTCTCTACTGACCAGCTCTGTGGTTTTTCACTGCTGCCTCTtctgagccccctccccctcatcCTCCCTTTAAAACGCTCCGATCCCCTCGCCCATTTCGGAATGGAGCTCGATCAGCTCTTTCCCCTGCTGTCAGTATTCACTGACTGAATCAAGTCTGCTTTCAGCACTTTCTCTACGGTCTGCTGTGTTCCTCTTTGACCGAGTCAGATCGGAAAGGACCAAAGGACACCTGGGGGGCCGCTCAGTGTCTGCCCGTTGGGGCagcaggcgggggtgggggttggggtgggataCGGGGGCGAGGCCCAAGGGCAAGGGCTCCTAACCCCGAGCACCGCGCTCCGGGAGCCCCCGCCTGGTGCGGTGGAGGCGACCGCTCGCGCTCTCACCTGGTTTTCTCTCTGCAACAGAATCCCGAGTTTTCCTTCCAGCATCACTAGGATAGGCTATATATCCGAAGCACTTTCGTCACTTTTATTTAGAGAGACACCGTGAATAAACATAACCACGCTTTCCTATTAAGGCGGCATTAGCGCTTAATGTCAACCGGTAAATAGGTCTTTTCTGAGCTTTCCATGACTAGAAAATGAGTTCAGACAGGGGACTGCAAAAAAGGGctgatattttcttcttgttGAAAGGAAGGTGAGACCAGACCCGAGTCCAGACCCACCCCTCAACTGAGGGGCACTGCGGTCTCGTGTCTTCCTAGGTTCCCACTCCAGGTCCAGACGGGTCGCCGCTCGCCCACGCGTTCCCCTCACGAAACACCGGCGAGTCTCGGGTGGGTTAGTAGGTCCCGCGCCCCCGCGTGGAAGAACATGACATCCGGGGCATCCCGGCAGGGGGCGTGGCGTATGTAGATGAGCGGCGCGCGGAGGCTGCTGGTCCCGCTCCTCCCGGGCCTCGGTGTCCTGCGTGTGCACACGCGGAGGTTCCTGAGGTTGTTCCCCGGGTGGGCGAGCCGGGCCGGGGGACAAGCAGGTGCTGAGTGTGCGGAGGTGGTGCGAGGGAAGTGACCGTGCGTGCAGAGTGGGGCGAGCTCGAGGGTGCTGGGCGGTGGGTGGGCAGCAATTCATACTTACCTGGCAGGGGAGATACCATGATCACGAAGGTGGTTTTCCCAGGGCGAGGCTTATCCATTGCACTCCGGATGTGCTGACCCCTGCGATTTCCCCAAATGTGGGAAACTCGACTGCATAATTTGTGGTAGTGGGGGACTGCGTTCGCGCTTTCCCCTGATTAATCTGGTTTATTGACAGACAGAATATGGATAACTACGTGTTTATACTTGTGTTTAGTTTCTTTAATGTACAGCTTTGTGATGGTTTAATAAGTTAATAAATTGCCTTGAGTTGcatttttggatttgttttgtttttctttcagagatGTTTTgcaagcatttattatttttccatcgacttttttttttcagcgtTACCTGATTAGGTAGGAAAAGGGTTTTCTGTTTCAAAGAAAACTTTCTCGAACAAGCTTTGCCATTTGCCAGTTGTAGTATTAAATGTCAGGGAAGAACCCCAATGTATATGTCATTTATTGTTTCAGTCATGCCTGACGGTGCGAGCACTTGGACAGCAAGCTAGGCTTActtgttcttcactatttctGCTCATCGAGTCGTGGTGCAATCCAAACATCTCGTCATCGTCCTGTATGTCAcctgtttttctcctgttttcaatttttctcagattcaggttcttttcaaatgaatcagctcttcgcatcaggtggccaaagtattgaagcttcagcatccgtttctccaatgaatattaagggctgATTTCACTTAGGATTGATTCGTTTGATCTCGCAGTCTAatggactctcacgagtcttttatcacttacatgtggaatctgaaaaaaaaaagtataaaacgAAAACAATCACAAAAATGGGGGGgcagggataaactaggagtatgggattaatagGTAGAACactgtataaaaaataatatactacATAGCAattgaactatattcaataccttataatggaaaataatctcaactgtacacctgaaattaacacaagattgtaaatcaactagtttaatacattaaaaaaaattttttttaagaacccGGAGGGAATGCCCTTCAGATCCATGTTTagactccaggctttcactgaTGGGGTAGGTAGGACATCAGTCCCTGATAAAAGAACTAAAATCCCCAAAGTTGTGCAGGCCCCCCcaaaaggcagattttttacatGTACAAGAGAACCCCCAAAGGaagatggactgtagcctgccatgagattcttccggcaagaatactggagtgggttgccatttcctgctccagaggatcttcccgacccagggatcgaacccacgtctcctacattgcacgcagatgatttaccaactgagctatgagggaagccctaaaggaaGATAAATACCCCCAAAAGTGGCTAAGTGCTTCCGTTTATTGGCCCTGGCTCCTTTTGCTGGAGAATGATACTTAGAAACTAAAATCTGAGTCCTCTTGTTGATGAATACTGGTGTGTCATCGCTATTAAGTCCTGTACCTATTTTACTCAatggattatattccattatcATTATTACCCTGATTTGGCAGTGGGACTCCTTTGAAACTGGCTCCTGTGAGCTTGATATGCCCCCAAATCAGTCACCGTACATTTCTTCACTTTTCGGCACATCGGCACTTTTCCAGGTTTGCATGTTCCGAAACTAAGAGCCTCACCTCCCGTGGAAGCTGATATGCCCCTTCGCCCTCCTGCCCACCATGACTTCCGGTCGCAGCGAGgcttcctgtgaagtgatggagAAGGCTATCAGGCTCAGAGCATCCAGGCTTAACCAGGCCTGTAGGTATCCAGCCTTGGCTGCCCTCCTTCGCCCACCTACCCCAATTCCTGGGCATAAGGGtctgcttcctggaagaggtcAAGGTTCTGTGGACTTCCTGGAGACAGGGCTGGAATCcagagggaggggcagagggcacGGGTGTCCAGGTTGGACTCGACAAACATTTCAGATCCCACTGGTGTGTGCCCACCACCCAAGATCGCTAGCCCACCCAGCAAAAGTCCTCCAGAGGCATAGCAAGCCACAGTGAAGTGGCCTTCCCTCAGCCCGGTGTGTTGCCACTCCCTGACCAGGCAGCGGGCACCTCTGCCCCTTTGAGGTTGGGGGACAGTACCTCAGAGCACCCCTGCCAGTATCTGTGACACCCAGACCAGAATAGTTGGCCATGCTGGTAACCAAAACCCACACTCCTTCCCACTTCCCCAAACCCAAGTCCCCAAGGATTCTACACCTCCACATCCCTTCGGGAATAGATCCAACAAAGGCCTAAGGTTCTTTTTTTTGGCCCCATCTGCTGGTCTTTACAGATGGTATCATTCGAGGCTGGGGTCTCTGCATCCTTAGAGCAACGGACCTTTCTGGAAGGGCACCGGTCAGACTGCAGCGGCACAGCCCTCTAGGCCCGGGCAGACTCCACAGACTCCAGGTCGGCGCATATTAGCAGTGGGACGATTAGAAGGGCTGAGACCAACggggcggggggggtggggggggtgggggtggggtgaccaCAGGAGCTCGCCAGGAGAGGAAGACAAAGCAGAAACACAGTCTCCAGTTAgagaggcagttcagttcagttcaggcgctcagtagtgacagactctttgagaccccatggactgcagcacgccaggcttccctgtctatcactaattcctggagtctactcaaactcatgtccattgagccggtgatgccatccaaccatctcatcctctgccttccccttctcctcctgccttcaatcagaactagaaccaaaaaaGGCCTCAGGGGTCGGGGACCGCAGCCCCGGGCCCCTGAGGTTTCAGAGAGCCACACTGCCATCGGCTGGTGAGTTTGGGTGGAGCAGGGGCTTAGGGGACGAGGAGGATCACGGAAAGGGGGCTCAGCTCACCGGACGGCCCGCACCAGCTGCTCGAAGGCCTCATCCACGTTGAGGCGCAGTTTGGCAGAAGCTTCGAAGTAGGCCACGTGGTGGGAGGCACTGAAGGTGGAGGCTTCAGATCGGGGGACCTGGGGCGCGAGGCGGGGATACGGAGGAGTCAGGGGCCTGCAGTCAAGGCTAGTCccagccgggggtggggggaggcagaaAGACACACTGTGTGCTCTAACTGGGGTAACGTACTGCGGAGGCTCAAGTGTAGAGTCCTCTGAGATGGACTCCCAACTGTAAGCAGTCTCTGGAGTTTCCCTCccacaggaagggagggagaaagtaCCACTCCCTGCTGTTCTCTGTACCCACACCCAAACCAGTCTGTCCCCACAGTGAAGCTGCTCCTTCTTGATGACAGTCCAGCCCATTTCCTTCTGGGTGCTCTCTCCACTTCAATCTCTTTCTCCCAATTTAGCCTTAAGGACCCAGCACTAAAGTTAGCCACCTGGTGAGAACCTCCCCTGCTTTTCACTGGGGAGCAAAAGCAACCAGCACCTCCTTCGAGCCGGAATCGAACCAGCGACCTAAGGATGACCACACGTGTCGGATCTACAGTCCTCcgctctaccagctgagctatcgaAGGGTGCGCGCCACCAAGCGACCGGGGACCTTACTTTTTCTGGAAATGCCGCAACACCACACTGAGACGCCCGAGGTGAGACCGTCCGAACTGGTCGGAAGCCCCTTTGAAGAGACCGGTGTGCTCGCCGCCAGGGCGCCAAGTGCCGGTGCGAGGACCCGGCAATCCTGCGGGGTGGCTGCGGCCCGGCCTTTGTGTCGGCCGGCATCGGGGCAGCGAGTTTCAAGATGCCTCGTTTTCTCTCCGCCGTCCCTCTTTCTACAAGTGGGGACCGCGGCCTGAAAGTGAGGAAGAGGGCTAGGGGAGAGGCGTTGGGAAACGGATGCGCGCGTGGGGTGCGGGAGGCCGGGCCGAGGAGAGGGCACCGCGGAGCCGGCTGCCGACCGCCTAGCCAGCCACCTGGTGCTCTTTAAGTGCCGTCAGTTCAAACTACTCTTTTGGTCAAAATGGTATTATTTGCTGTGGCACGTTGTGCCGCCCTTCAAAGCCAGTATCATCTTGCCTGCATTCTGCAGGTCTCCTATGGATCTCCCCGCTTTCGCCCTCCCACCTTTACAGCCAGAGTGATTTTCTCTCCTTTGCTAGGGGAGTgtggaaagggggtggggggtgggatgtggagggTTTAGATGAAGCTGCTTCTCTTCTGGAAACTTCTGGTTCACTCAGACTTGAACCCTTACACAGGTCTACACGACCCTCAGTTCTTGTCTCCACGCAGTCACCTCTCTCAGTTTCGGTACCATTCATAAATTTTGTTCTGTATTCAGGACCTTCATGCTATTCTCCACACACTGCTCTAGCTGTCCTTTTGCTAGGGATGCTCTTCCCAAACAGCCCTatgcccagccccctccctccaccccccagtCTGCTTACATTGTCACCTTCTCCTGGGAGCCTCCCCTGACTACCGAAATCAACACAGCAACCTGCATCCTTATAGCAGTTCCccatctcctttccttcctcgattttttttttcttttttcatagctGTTAACATCTAACATACTAATTAATTTGCCTACGGTGTCTATTGTCAATTttctcccacctccacaccccttTCTCTAACTAAAATATGACATTTTAGTTGGTCTAAAACATTTTGccttacacctgaaactaacacaacgttgtaaacaagtatatttcaattaaaaataattttaaaaattcctctctGAGAAAGTTCGACACCTGACACAGGCCCCTgtcatcctttttctttctcttttgtcccCTCTATGCTGCATtttagttccctggtcagggtaaCCCGTGCCCCCCCGCATTGGgcgctcagagtcttaaccactgaagcaccaggAAGGTCGCTTGACTGTCCTTTGTTAGAGCATTCATTTAAAAGGGCTTGCAATTGTGAAGATGGTTCTGTCTTAGTCCAAAGGGTCTCTCTCAAAGACTGGGAGCCATTCCTTTGAAATGTAAGCAAGGATAGGGCCTCTGTTTCCCACTTTCTGTGCGAGGACCCATCCTAACTTCAGTAACTGCCCTCTGACAAACACGGCTGGCCTGCCTCTCTACTGACCAGCTCTGTGGTTTTTCACTGCTGCCTCTtctgagccccctccccctcatcCTCCCTTTAAAACGCTCCGATCCCCTCGCCCATTTCGGAATGGAGCTCGATCAGCTCTTTCCCCTGCTGTCAGTATTCACTGACTGAATCAAGTCTGCTTTCAGCACTTTCTCTACGGTCTGCTGTGTTCCTCTTTGACCGAGTCAGATCGGAAAGGACCAAAGGACACCTAGGGGGCCGCTCAGTGTCTGCCCGTTGGAGCAGGAGGCGGGGGTGGGATGCGGGGGCGAGGCCCAAGGGCAAGGTTTCCTGACCCAGAACACCGCGCTCCGGGATGCCCCGCCTGATGCGGAGAAGGCGACAGCTCGCGCTCTCACCTGGTTTTCTCTCTGCAATAGGACCCCGGGCTTTCCTTCCAGCATCACTAGGATAGACTACATATCCCGAAGGACTTTCGTCACTTTTACTTAAAAAGACACCGTGAAGAAACGTTACCACGCTTTCCTATTAAGGCGGCTTTAGGGGCTTAACgtcgaaggcaatggcaacccactccagtactcttgcctggaaaatcccatggatggaggagctggtaggctgcagtccatagggtcgtgaagagtcgaacacaactgagcgacttcactttcatttttcacttccatgcattggagaaggaaatggcaacccactccagtgttcttgcctggagaatcccgggacaggggagcctggtgggctgccgtctatggggtcgcacagagtcggatacgactgaagcgacttagcagcagcagcagcagcgcttaACGTCAACCGGCAAATAGCTCTATCCTGAACTTTCCATGACTAGAAGATGAGTTCAGAAAGGGGAGGGCAAAAATGGGCTAACATTTTTTGCCGAAAGGAAGGTGAGACCAGACCCGAGCCCCGACCCACCCCCTCAACTGCGGGGCAGCGCGAGCTCGCGTCTTCCCAGGTCCCCCCTGACTGGTCGCCAGTCGCCCACGCGCTCCCCTCACGAGACACTGGCGAGTCTCGGGTGGGTTAGTAGGTCCCGCGCCCCCTCGCGGAAGAACATGACATCCGGGGCATCCCGGAAGGGGGCGTGGCGTATGTAGATGAGCGGCGCGCGGAGGCTGCTGGTCCCGCTCCTCCCGGGCCTCGGTGTCCTGCGTGTGCACACGCGGAGGTTCCTAAGGTTGTTCCCCGGGTGGGCGAGGCCGGGCCGGGGGACGCGCAGGGGCGTAGGGGGCGGAGGTGGTGCGAGGGAAGTGACCGTGCGTGCAGAGTGGGGCGAGCTCGAGGGTGCTGGGCGGTGAGTGGGCGGCAACTAATATTTACCTGGCAGAAAAATACACTATGATCATGAAAGTGGTTTTTTCAGGGCGAGGTTTTATTTATTGCGCTCCTGTTGTGTTCACCTTTGCTATTTCCCCAAATGTGGTGAAGTTCCACTGCTTTATTTGTGGTAGTGGGGGACTGCGTTCGCGCTTTTTCCTCAGTCTTTTTTGGTCTTAAAAGCAGCTGGTACAACGGGTTTCGCGTGTTTGTACTTTGAGTGGGACTTTACTCTGTTTAATAAGCtactaattttataaaatgtacacATAGGCAAGAAATTGTGCTCCTAGAAAAAATGTGAAGTAGCTATAGGAGTTAAAAGCATACGCTCTTttgttgaatagcatcactgactgactGCATCTGCGTTTGTTTGAAATCTAAGAGTTTGTGGAATACGATTGAGCAATTGAACTAAAGTATACGTATTCTGAGATTTTTGTCATATGCTTTGCTAGGTTGTGATCCTTTGCTTTTTAACCTTGTTAATTTGTTATTTTgtagaggcaatggcaccccattccagtgttcttgcctagagaatcccagggaagggaagcctggtgtgctgccgtctatggggtcgcacggagttagacacgactgaagcgacttagcagcagcagcaaatgtttttcaggggttttcaaggcaagaatactgaagttgtttgccattcccttttccagtagAACAtattctatcagacctctccagCATGACCAGTTTGTTTGGGGTGGCGGCattgcttagtttcattgagttaggctgtggtccgtgtgatcagattggctggtTTTCTGTGATTAAGGTTTCATTCAGTGTGTTTGCAGTCTGATACCTTCTCGCAACACTTGTCTTACTTggctttctcttaccttggacgtggggtatctcttcacggctgctccagcaaagtgcagccgctgctccttactttggatgaggggtatctcctcagggtagcccctcctgaccttgaacgtggagtatcTCCTTTCAatcctcctgcgcccgcgcagctgctgctccttggacgtggggttgctcctgtCGGCCACCGCCCGTGACCtcaggtgtggggtagctcctctccgcccccacccctgacctcggaagtggggtagctcctctccgcccccacccctgacctcggaagtggggtagctcctctcggccgcaaGATGgttaaacagtggaaacagtgtcagactttattttggagggctccaaaatcactgcagatggtgattgcagccatgaaattaaaagacgcttactccttggaaggaaagttatgaccaacctaagacagcgtgttaaaaagcagagatattactttgccaacaaaggtccgtctggtcaaagctatggtttttccagtggtcatgtatggatgtgagagttggactgtgaagaaggctgagtgccgaagaattgatgcttttgaactgtggtgttggcgaactcttgagagccccttggactgcaaggaggtccagccagtgcatcctaaaggagatcagtcctgggtgttcattggaaggactgatgctaaagctgaaactccaatactttggccacctcatttgactcattggaaaagaccctgatgctgtgagggattgggggcaggaggagaagggggatgacagaggatgagatggctggatggcatcaccgactcgatggacgtgagtttgagtagactccgggagttggtgatggacagggaggcctggcgtgctgcggttcattgggtctcaaagagtcggacacgactgagcgactgaactgaaggtttttcTTTTAAGCTTTCTAATTTGCCTGCCATCGAGTTGTTTTCTATTGCCTGATACTTCCCCCCGCCCCTCAGCCCAGTAAATAGCAGTTGTGTATTCGGCAGCAGGAGAAAACCTCGGAGCAAAAAGCTGACTTGTACTTTTGAGGTTTTTGAGGCGAAAAAGGCAAGTTCTGTGTCTGTGCAAAGAAGGCTTAGCAGTGAGTGAAGGTGATGAGCTTCTATATAGCAGTGGGGTTGGCTTCTCTGGACAGGAGTGGATCGTGAACAGGTTCTAATCTGGTGCTGCAGGTATTAATAACTTGGTTGTGAGGTTTGGAAGGACTCGTTGGATGGGACCGGGTTCTGTAAGTTGCCAGTCATTTGCTCATCCTGGAGGGTTGGCGGGTAGAGAGTATATAATACACAGCCGTGGACAAATTCTAGGCTTTCAGAAGGGGCTGGGACAGCATTATCCCCACTCTCAAGATGTAGGCATGTGATGACAGCGAAGGCCTGTTTATGAAGCCCTTCCAAAACAAGGGGCTTGTGCTTCTAATGGACTCGGAAGACCAGGCAAAACCCTGGCCATTTGCTAATGTTTTTCATAAATGCTGTATAGAGTCTCCTGACTGCCcaggaaaaaaaaggagactgCCATTGTAAGACTTGGAATCACAATCCTGATGTGGACCTTTCCTCTAGTGATAATGTTGCCCTTCCCCATCCTGATAGCTCAATGGATAAAGATAAAGCTAtcaggcaggcttccctgatagctcagttgataaagaatctgcccgcaatgtgggagacctgggtttgatccctggcttgggaagatcccctggagaagggaaaggctatccactccagtattctggcctggagacttccatggactgcatagtccacggggttgcaaagagtcagacacaactaagagactttcactcactccatCATCCAAGTCAGTTCTGGCCCAGGCTCTCCGGCCCCATAGGCACTGGGACACGTAACGTGTAATGGAAGATGAAtaccaaatcagaaaaaaaaattcccctgtgcaaaaaagggaaagatatttaCTCCTCTTTCTCAAactgtttattcttttgtttttgttttggtgtgtGCCAGACTTAGTTTTAGCTTGCAGGATccttgttgcagtgtgtgggatctagttccctgagtaggatggaacccagacccctgaattgggagtgtggaatcttagcccctggaccaatAGGGAAGTCCTCCCCGTTTCTTAAAAAATTTGCAAATACCTGTTCTGTCCTTTtgagatatataaatacatagtGTTTTTAACAGCTAAACAAATCTTTTGTCAATGTTGCAACCTAAGAATGTTTGTTTTGGGCCTTTGAAGCCATCTTTTTGAAGTGTGAACATTAAGGAAATGCTCCATCTCCCTCTACCTCAGGGAGTTTAGCTAAAGTGGCTGGCTCCATGTTGTAATGACCTGCTTGCCATGGAGATAcgagttttatttccttttggataAAGGCACACGGATGGCCACTCCAATTACCAGTTGAATTTAGAATGAACTGTGTAGCAAATGGTGCTGTCAAGTCCTCCTATTGAGGACAAGTTCTTGAAGACGTATATATAATGAATTGTATCTGCCTGCCTATATAACAGGAAACATTCTTATTGTTATGGGGTGAATTGTGTCATTCCCCCTGCCCCAAGATTCATGTGTTGAGGCCCTGGCCCTcacgtgactgtatttggagacagggcctttaaggaggtaaattaagattaaaatgaggtcataaaggtgGATCTCTTAATtcaatatgactgatgtccttaatTGGAGATGTGAGGGacagctgcaagccaaggagaggccTCATGAGAAAGCAAAGCTGCTAATATCTTGGTCTTGGATTTACAGCTCCTCAAACTGGGAAATGTTCCTATTATTCaaacctccctggcagtccatgaTGTTTTATTACGGCAGCCCAAACTGAATGATATCCTGTCTTTGCAGTCTATTTGGTGCATTTCTTGTGATGTACATTACAATGTGGTTTAGTAGtttttcagtaaaaatattttctttctttctacctttATGGAGAGGATTCCCTGGTTTGACAGGAGATGGTATTCTCAGTGGTCTGGCATTGAGGACAAGTGTTGGTTTGGTGGTTCTTGACTTGACTGAATCGGGTAAACATCTTGTGGTCTCACAACAGTCAggtaagaaaagaccctgagttatttttaaaagtctccctttt encodes:
- the LOC102399225 gene encoding uncharacterized protein LOC102399225 isoform X1, whose translation is MGWTVIKKEQLHCGDRLVWVWVQRTAGSGTFSLPSCGRETPETAYSWESISEDSTLEPPQYVTPVRAHSVSFCLPPPPAGTSLDCRPLTPPYPRLAPQVPRSEASTFSASHHVAYFEASAKLRLNVDEAFEQLVRAVRKPRCDRKSWWAGGRRGISASTGGEALSFGTCKPGKVPMCRKVKKCTVTDLGAYQAHRSQFQRSPTAKSGFHM
- the LOC102399225 gene encoding uncharacterized protein LOC102399225 isoform X2; this translates as MPADTKAGPQPPRRIAGSSHRHLAPWRRAHRSLQRGFRPVRTVSPRASQCGVAAFPEKVPRSEASTFSASHHVAYFEASAKLRLNVDEAFEQLVRAVRKPRCDRKSWWAGGRRGISASTGGEALSFGTCKPGKVPMCRKVKKCTVTDLGAYQAHRSQFQRSPTAKSGFHM
- the LOC102399225 gene encoding uncharacterized protein LOC102399225 isoform X3 encodes the protein MGWTVIKKEQLHCGDRLVWVWVQRTAGSGTFSLPSCGRETPETAYSWESISEDSTLEPPQYVTPVRAHSVSFCLPPPPAGTSLDCRPLTPPYPRLAPQVPRSEASTFSASHHVAYFEASAKLRLNVDEAFEQLVRAVRKPRCDRKSWWAGGRRGISASTGDSTCK